The following are encoded together in the Arcobacter sp. LA11 genome:
- a CDS encoding response regulator: MYKTKILIVEDETIIALDIKNTITKLGFQVTNTVTNNIDAITSVKEEMPDIILMDINLKNSKNGIETTQDIQKIKDIPIIYLTADSDDKTITKAIETNPIGYLSKPFKREELKSTIMLGLYKISKQEQELINNNCVHIGFDYYYDHINHSLYYKNTPIKLSVKERHLLKILIEAKGRIITFEEIEYNIWPDCPVSNSTLRTLIYRLRVKLEYRFIETIPAFGCKLTPSFQL; this comes from the coding sequence ATGTATAAAACAAAAATATTAATTGTTGAAGATGAAACTATAATAGCATTGGATATAAAAAATACAATAACTAAATTAGGCTTTCAAGTCACAAATACAGTTACAAATAATATTGATGCAATAACTAGTGTAAAAGAAGAAATGCCAGATATAATACTTATGGATATTAATCTAAAAAATAGTAAAAATGGAATTGAAACAACTCAAGATATTCAAAAAATAAAAGATATTCCCATAATCTATTTAACAGCAGACTCTGATGATAAAACAATAACAAAAGCGATAGAAACAAACCCTATTGGTTATCTATCAAAGCCTTTTAAAAGAGAAGAATTAAAATCTACAATTATGCTTGGTTTATACAAAATTAGTAAACAAGAGCAAGAATTAATAAATAATAACTGTGTTCACATTGGATTTGACTATTACTATGATCATATAAATCACAGTTTATATTATAAAAATACGCCTATTAAGTTAAGTGTGAAAGAAAGGCATCTCTTAAAAATTTTAATTGAAGCAAAAGGAAGAATAATTACTTTTGAAGAAATAGAATATAATATTTGGCCAGACTGTCCTGTTTCAAACAGTACATTAAGAACTTTAATATATAGACTTAGAGTTAAACTAGAATATAGATTTATTGAAACAATACCTGCCTTTGGATGTAAACTAACTCCAAGCTTTCAATTATAA
- a CDS encoding response regulator transcription factor, translated as MKDYYSVLYAEDDKDVRKNYVLYLENYFEKIYEASNGREALGIYKDRKPDILLLDITMEELNGLELIKVIRKEDKETPIIILSAHSHKEFLFEAVKLNLVDYLIKPVNRNEFKNVIESTIEKISQEKYKGEDDKVIISKACYWDKRTRMFFNKNKIVDLTKNERILFELLLNKKNQIVKPSDISSYVWDDSSSSNVNDASIRNLVKRLRKKLPVDIIQSIYGSGYLLSF; from the coding sequence ATGAAAGATTATTACTCAGTTTTATATGCAGAAGATGATAAAGATGTTAGAAAAAATTATGTTTTATATTTGGAAAATTATTTTGAAAAAATATATGAAGCAAGCAATGGTAGAGAAGCATTAGGCATATATAAAGATAGAAAACCAGATATTTTATTGTTAGATATAACAATGGAAGAATTAAATGGTTTAGAATTAATAAAAGTTATTAGGAAAGAAGATAAAGAAACTCCTATAATTATATTAAGTGCACACTCTCATAAAGAGTTCTTATTTGAAGCTGTGAAGTTAAATCTTGTTGATTATTTAATTAAACCTGTAAATAGAAATGAATTTAAAAATGTGATTGAAAGTACTATAGAAAAGATAAGCCAAGAGAAGTACAAAGGAGAAGATGACAAAGTTATTATTTCAAAAGCATGTTATTGGGATAAACGAACAAGAATGTTTTTTAATAAAAATAAAATTGTAGATTTAACAAAAAATGAAAGAATATTATTTGAACTCTTATTAAATAAAAAAAATCAAATTGTAAAACCTTCAGATATCTCTTCTTATGTGTGGGATGACTCTTCTTCAAGTAATGTAAATGATGCAAGTATTAGAAATCTTGTAAAAAGATTAAGAAAAAAACTTCCTGTTGATATTATTCAAAGTATATATGGAAGTGGATATTTATTAAGTTTTTAA
- a CDS encoding response regulator, whose translation MKKNKILVVEDESIVALDIKKALINLDYEVTGCVKNFDETISSIIKNKPDIILMDINLKNSKDGIETVKEIQKIENIPVIYLTAYSDEETITRAIETNPISYLLKPFNRDELKSTILLGLYKINMSNNINTKTKCTYLGFNYYYNLEDEILFFNNIPIKISINEKRLLTILVEAKGAIVSFRELEYYIWPDVAVTNSALRTLLYRLRGKLEYKIIETIPSMGCKLTPNF comes from the coding sequence ATGAAAAAAAATAAAATTTTAGTTGTCGAAGATGAATCTATTGTTGCTCTTGATATAAAAAAAGCATTAATCAATCTAGATTATGAAGTGACTGGATGTGTTAAAAATTTTGATGAAACAATATCTAGTATAATCAAAAATAAACCAGATATTATATTAATGGATATAAACCTAAAAAATAGTAAGGATGGTATTGAAACCGTAAAAGAAATTCAAAAGATAGAAAACATTCCTGTGATATACTTAACTGCATATTCAGATGAAGAAACAATAACTAGAGCAATAGAGACTAATCCTATTAGTTATCTTCTTAAACCATTTAATAGAGATGAATTAAAATCCACTATACTTCTAGGTCTCTATAAAATTAATATGTCAAATAATATTAATACTAAAACTAAATGTACATATCTAGGTTTTAACTATTATTATAATCTAGAAGATGAAATACTTTTCTTTAATAATATACCTATAAAAATTAGTATTAACGAAAAAAGACTTCTTACAATATTAGTAGAAGCAAAAGGAGCTATCGTTTCATTTAGAGAACTAGAATATTATATTTGGCCTGATGTAGCTGTAACAAATAGTGCATTAAGAACTCTACTTTATAGACTTCGAGGTAAACTAGAATACAAAATTATCGAAACTATACCATCTATGGGATGTAAACTAACACCTAACTTCTGA
- a CDS encoding ABC transporter substrate-binding protein, with amino-acid sequence MRLIFLILTFVSFCFAHDENHEVNLYLKSKHQFQYAGFYIAKEKGFFKEYGLDVHIKESEKAINTTNLVLENDNSFGISDSILIYEKMLGKKISPLGAIFQHSPLIFLTLEKSKINTPSDFENKKIMLDLESNDNTLVNTIKKKYNLTDKKLQKIPTSNDINDLISGKVDIYAASLINDIFLLQKKGVEYNYIYPLNFGFDFYGDILFTSESNIKANPKRAKNFYKASMRGWKYAFENIDETIKLILKKYNTQKLSYENYLYEAEVLKDLSEVEKGNLGKLELKRINHILSTYFLSKNDITLESINDYDFSLSLDNNLKTTKNEYSNENEEQLIKLIKKPFYEMNIEQIKNIFEVYLQKDYMIALQLYDSFLDEVIFTSWIDENKILHKEMKKYHKNFNPSKIFQEKEIIINNKKIGYLRIYYKNSMDFTPSEYEYLKNKKVLKFCTRNSFHPYSFFENNKYKGIIVDFMKVLESKINAKIELVRTKNWDECLSYVDKGKVDFSSIILSKPNVFENLEPTKPYLTGHLVLATRIDEPFLIDIEKIEDNIIGINSYSKNIKQFILNEYPYLKLKEFNGTDEGLKALADNKIYGFIDVSSSLAYRIQNKYAYELKIMNRLDDSEHGGSMGVKVGNNILLSILNKSIDLVSDKTKREIKNSWISIQHEKTIDYSLILKILVVIGILFVAFMYRQFLLKKVNRDLKNAVRHELRKNREKDKLLFQQAKLASMGEMLNNIAHQWRQPLNAINSNVAVLDSIFMKKNIIDNNLEKNLIEIENQTKYMSETIESFRNFFNPEKDKQFFLISNAVDDAISIINYNFNRLNIRIRIFNVNDTLIEGYLGEYIQTIISILNNSRDAFVSKKCENAEINIYIDEMIMIEDNAGGIDEKIIDRIFEPYFTTKHKDKGTGTGLYMAKMIIEHSMNGNLSVENIKNGCRFKIKV; translated from the coding sequence ATGAGATTAATTTTTTTAATCTTAACTTTTGTTAGTTTTTGTTTTGCTCATGATGAAAATCATGAAGTCAATTTATATTTAAAATCAAAACATCAATTTCAATATGCAGGTTTTTATATTGCTAAAGAAAAAGGTTTTTTTAAAGAATATGGTCTAGATGTTCATATAAAAGAATCAGAAAAGGCTATAAATACTACAAATTTAGTTTTAGAAAATGATAATTCATTTGGAATATCCGATTCAATCTTAATTTATGAAAAGATGTTAGGAAAGAAGATTTCCCCTTTAGGTGCAATTTTTCAACATTCTCCTTTGATTTTTTTAACATTAGAGAAATCTAAAATTAATACTCCTAGTGATTTTGAAAATAAAAAAATTATGTTAGATTTAGAATCCAATGATAATACTTTAGTTAATACAATAAAGAAGAAATATAATTTAACTGACAAAAAATTACAAAAAATACCAACTTCAAATGATATAAATGATCTTATTTCTGGAAAAGTTGATATTTATGCAGCATCTTTAATCAATGATATTTTTTTATTGCAAAAAAAAGGTGTAGAGTATAATTATATTTATCCTTTAAATTTTGGTTTTGACTTTTATGGAGATATCTTATTTACTTCAGAATCAAATATAAAAGCAAATCCAAAAAGAGCAAAAAACTTTTATAAGGCCTCAATGAGAGGTTGGAAATATGCTTTTGAAAATATTGATGAAACGATAAAACTTATTTTAAAAAAATATAATACTCAAAAATTAAGCTATGAAAACTATTTATATGAGGCAGAAGTTTTAAAAGATTTATCAGAAGTTGAAAAGGGAAACTTAGGAAAATTAGAATTAAAAAGAATTAATCATATACTAAGTACGTATTTTCTTTCAAAAAATGATATTACTTTGGAAAGTATAAATGATTATGATTTTAGTTTATCTCTGGATAATAATTTAAAAACTACTAAAAACGAATATAGTAATGAAAATGAAGAGCAGTTAATAAAACTTATAAAAAAACCTTTTTATGAAATGAATATTGAACAGATAAAAAATATTTTTGAAGTCTATTTGCAAAAAGATTACATGATTGCTCTACAATTATATGATAGTTTTTTGGATGAAGTAATTTTTACTTCATGGATAGATGAAAATAAGATTTTGCATAAAGAGATGAAGAAGTATCATAAGAACTTTAATCCAAGTAAAATATTTCAGGAGAAAGAGATTATTATTAATAATAAGAAAATTGGCTATTTAAGAATTTATTATAAAAATAGTATGGATTTTACTCCTTCAGAATATGAATATTTAAAAAATAAAAAAGTTTTGAAATTTTGTACTAGGAACTCTTTCCATCCATATTCTTTTTTTGAAAACAATAAATATAAAGGAATTATAGTTGATTTTATGAAAGTTCTTGAAAGTAAAATAAATGCAAAAATTGAACTTGTGAGAACTAAAAACTGGGATGAATGTTTATCTTATGTGGATAAAGGAAAAGTTGATTTTTCTTCTATAATCTTAAGTAAACCAAATGTTTTTGAAAATTTAGAGCCAACAAAACCTTATTTAACAGGGCATCTAGTTTTAGCAACAAGAATTGATGAACCTTTTTTAATTGATATAGAAAAAATTGAAGATAATATTATAGGTATAAATTCATATTCAAAAAATATTAAACAGTTTATACTTAATGAGTATCCATATTTAAAATTGAAAGAGTTTAATGGAACAGATGAAGGATTAAAAGCTTTAGCGGATAATAAAATTTATGGATTTATTGATGTTTCTTCTTCTTTGGCATATAGAATACAAAATAAGTATGCATATGAATTAAAAATTATGAATAGATTAGATGACAGTGAACATGGTGGAAGTATGGGTGTTAAAGTAGGAAATAATATTTTACTTTCTATTTTAAATAAATCCATAGATTTAGTTTCTGACAAAACAAAAAGAGAAATTAAAAATTCATGGATTTCTATTCAACATGAAAAAACTATTGATTATAGTTTAATTTTAAAAATACTTGTTGTAATAGGTATTTTATTTGTAGCTTTTATGTATAGACAGTTTTTATTAAAAAAAGTAAATAGAGATTTAAAAAATGCAGTGAGACATGAGTTAAGAAAAAATAGAGAAAAAGACAAATTGTTATTTCAACAAGCAAAGTTGGCAAGTATGGGTGAAATGTTAAATAATATTGCTCATCAGTGGAGACAACCATTAAATGCCATAAATTCCAATGTTGCTGTATTAGATTCTATATTTATGAAAAAAAATATCATAGATAATAATTTAGAAAAGAATTTAATTGAAATTGAAAATCAAACAAAATATATGTCAGAAACAATTGAAAGTTTTAGAAATTTTTTTAATCCTGAAAAAGATAAACAGTTTTTTTTAATTTCAAATGCAGTTGATGATGCTATTAGTATAATAAATTATAATTTTAATAGACTAAATATACGCATTAGGATTTTTAATGTAAATGATACTTTGATTGAAGGTTATTTAGGAGAGTATATTCAAACAATAATATCAATTTTAAATAATTCAAGAGATGCATTTGTTTCTAAAAAATGTGAAAATGCAGAAATAAATATATATATAGATGAAATGATTATGATTGAAGACAACGCTGGTGGAATTGATGAAAAAATTATAGATAGAATTTTTGAGCCTTATTTTACAACAAAGCACAAAGATAAAGGTACAGGTACTGGTTTATATATGGCAAAAATGATAATAGAACATTCAATGAATGGAAATTTAAGTGTCGAAAATATTAAAAATGGATGTAGATTTAAAATAAAGGTTTAA